GTGCTAGAGGAGTTTTATGCTCTAACACAATCAAACCAATACATAAAATCAGGTGGTCTAGAATACGCAAGAGAAATTCTATACAAAACCTTTGGCCCAGATGAAGCGCAAAAAATCTTTGATAAACTCCAAAAATCAATGGAAACTACTCGTTCTTTTGGCTTTTTGCAAAATGTTCGTCCACAGCAGCTTGCAGATTTCATTGTAAAAGAGCACCCTCAAACAATCGCTCTAATCGTAGCTCACATGGACGCTACATCTGCTGCTGAGACGCTATTTTACTTCCCAGATGATATTAGAGGCGAGGTTGTTATCCGTATGGCAAATCTAAGCGATATTAGCCCAAGCGTTATCAAGCGTGTTTCAGCTGTGTTAGAGAGCAAACTACAAGCACTTACTAGCTATAAGGTTGAAATCGGTGGTCCAAGAGCAGTAGCAGAGGTGCTTAACCGCCTAGGACAAAACGCTAGTAAAAGCACGGTGGAATTCCTAGAAAACGCAGATCCGACGCTAGCAGAAAATATTAAAGAAATGATGTTTACCTTTGAAGATATCAACACACTTGGCAAAGAGGCTATTAGAGAGGTTCTAAAAGTAGTTGATAAAAAAGATCTAATGATAGGTCTAAAAGGTGGTAGTGAGGCTCTAAAAGAAAAGTTCTTAAGCAATATGAGCCAAAGGGCCGCAGAAGCGTTCTTAGAAGAGCTTGGCTACCTTGGGGCTGTAAGGGTAAAAGAAGTAGAAGAAGCCCAACGCAAAGTAGTAGAAGCTGTGCACAAACTAGCTGAAACTGGTGTTATCCAACTTGGCGGAAATGATGAGATGATTGAATAATGAGCAATGTAATAGATCGTAGCAATCAAAAGCACAATATCGAGCCTTATCGCTTTAAGATTTTACAACAACAAGGTGGTGTGGTAAGCTTTGAAGAAGATACAAGCCAGATTTTAGAGCCAGAAGCAGAGCCTATAAGCCCAGCTGAGGCTGAAAAGGTGCTTGAAGATGCGATAGAACAAACCCCGCTGCCACCAGCGCCAGAACCAGTCCAGCCAAATCCTAGTTTTATAGAAGAGCTTTTAAAACGCACAGAAGAGCTAAGCGACAATCTAGTAAAACTACAAATGAAAATAGAAAGTCAAGAAAGTGAGTTTAAAGAACGCCTTGCTAACGAGACGGCAAAAGCCCTTGAAGATGGTAAAGCCCAGGGTCATGCGCAGGCTGCGGCTGAGTTTGATGCTAGGCTAAAAGAAATAGAAGCAAGCTACACAGGTTCATTTAAAAAGCTAGAGAACGAGTGCGTTAAAATCACAGAATTCCTAGATAAAAGCGAACCGCAGCTTAGCCACACAGCAATAGACATAGCAAAGCAAGTAATAGAAACAGAACTCAGCCAAAACTCTAGCCAAGTAGCAACCAGTATAGCAAAAAGCCTAATTAGCGAGCTAAAAGACGCTAGCAAAATCGAGGTAAAAATAAACCCACAAGACTACGAAGCCATAAGCAAAAACCTAGCAAAAATCCCAAATCTAATCGTGAGCGAGGATGATGCTATCGCAAAAGGCGGTGTGCTAGTGCTAAGTAATATCGCAAATATGGACGGGACGATAGCTACTAGATTTGAGAAAATTAAGAAAATTTTAAGTGAATAAAGGCTGGGAATTCTAGAATTCCTAAGATTTTAAAATATAAATTTCTAGGAATTCTAGAATTCCTAGCGTTGAAATTTTACAAAAGCAAGAATATTTTAAAAATGGATGTAAAAAGTTTATCAAACGACGAGCTAATAGCACTAGCTGCTAATATAAGAGAACAAATCTTACAAGCTGTTAGCAAAAACGGCGGACACCTAAGCTCAAATCTTGGCGTAGTAGAGCTTATTATTGCCATGCACGCAGTTTTTGATTCTAGCAAGGATCCTTTTATCTTTGATGTAAGTCATCAGTGCTATGCTCACAAGATACTTACCGGACGTAGTTTAGAGACCTTGCGCCAGTTTAAAGGCATAGGCGGATATACAAATCCGCATGAGAGCGAGTGCGATTATTTCGTAGCTGGACATAGCTCTACTTCTATTTCACTAGCTGTGGGAGCTGCTAAGGCAGTGGAGCTAAAAGGCGATGAGCGCATACCAGTCGTGCTAATAGGCGATGGTGCGATGAGCGCAGGCGAGGCATACGAGGCACTAAATGAACTAGGGGACCGCAAATACCCCTGTGTCATCATCTTAAATGACAATGAAATGAGCATAGCAAAGCCTGTTGGCGCACTTAGCAAATACATAAGCCACGCTATGGCAGGGCCCTGGTATCAAAGCTTTAAAGCTCGTATAAATGAGCTGCTAAAATACGCCCCAGATAGCGCAGCATACATGGCAAAGCGACTTGAAGAGGGCATTAGGCTCATCACACCAGGCATGCTTTTTGAAGAGCTTGGCTTAGAGTATATTGGGCCAATTGATGGGCATAATATAAGCGAGATTATCTCCACGCTTCGCACCGCAAAAGCGATGAAAAAACCTGTCATCGTCCACGCACAAACCATAAAAGGCAAGGGATATGCTCCAGCTGAGGGGAAGTTTGAAAAGTGGCATGGCGTCTCGCCCTTTGAGTTAGAAAATCAAGAGAAAAAAGCTGAGCTTAGCTACGAAATAACAAGGAATTCTAGAATTCCTAGCGCAAATCAAAGCCTAAAAACTGCCACGCAGATTTTTAGCTCTGCCTTGCTAAGCCTTGCTAAAAATAATGAAAAAATCATCGGCATCACAGCAGCCATGCCAAGTGGCACTGGGCTTGATGCTTTGCTTAAAGAATATCCGCAGAGATTTTGGGATGTAGCTATTGCCGAACAACACGCAGTTACGCAGGCTGGGGCTTTGGCAAAAGAGGGTTTTAGACCTTATGTGGCGATTTATTCTACATTTTTACAGCGTGCTTATGACCAGATTATCCATGATGTGTGTATTTTGGACTTGCCGGTGGTTTTTTGTATAGATAGGGCTGGCATTGTTGGCGAGGATGGAGCTACGCATCAAGGTGCTTTTGATATTAGTTTTTTAAGTGCTTTGCCTAGTATTGAACTAGCTGCGCCTACTTGTGAGGCTGATTTTAAGGCACTTTTAAACTGGTCACAAAGCGCAGCCCATCCCCTAGCCCTGCGCTATCCTAGGGGCAGATTTATCTGCGATGAGCTAAAAAATGAGCTAGAAATAGATACTTGTGAGTTTAAGCCTTATAAAGCAAGTTTTGTTAAAACCGCACAAAGTGCTTTGCTCTTTATCGGCTATGGAAATGCTGTGGGCAAGGCCTGCGCTGTAGCAAATAAACTAGGCGGTGCAAATGTTGTTAATCTGGGCTTTGCTAAGCCACTTGATGAGGAGTTTTTACACAAGCTCTCGGCTTCATTTAAGACTTGGTATATTTTTAGCGAAAGTGCCAAAAAAGGTGGCGTGGGCGAGATTTTAAGCTCGTTTATAAATGAAAATGATTTGGGTGTGAAAATCATTAGCTTTGAGTATGAAGACGCCTTTATCACCCATGGTAAAAAAGAGCTAGTAGAAGCTAGTCTTGGGCTTGACGCAGCTAGCATAGCAGAAAAAATCAAAGCCTATAAAAGCGCAAAAAAATGAAGTTTTTCATAACAGGAAGCGATACTGATGTTGGCAAAAGCTTTGTTACAGCCTCGCTTTTAAGAGCTTTTTTAGAACAGGGAGCAAAGGCTGTGGCACTAAAGCCAGTTCAAACTGGCTACGCAGAAAATTCTAGAATTCCTAATGAAAATTCTAGAATTCCTGATGAAAATTCTAGAATTCCTAGCCAAAGCTTGGAGCCTGATTTTAAAGAATACATAAAAGCAGGTCAAAATGCTGATTTTAAAGCTACTTGCTACACTTTTGCTTATCCAGCATCGCCACATTTTAGCGCAGAGCTTGAGGGCAAAAAAATAAAAGCAAGAGAAATTCTAGATTTTATAGAACAAAACTTAGAGCAAATCACGCTCATTGAGGGTGCTGGGGGAATTCTAGTGCCACTAAATGAAAAAGAGAGCTTTTTGGATATTGCAAAAGAGTTAAATGCGCCTGTGATTTTGGTGTGTAAAAACTGTCTTGGAGCTATAAATCACGCACTTTTAAACCTAGAAATCTTGTGCCAAAACTCTATAAAGCTCGCAGCTCTTATTTTAAACTTTCACGATGAAAATGACGCAATTTGCCTCTCAAATCAGCAATTCTTACAAAAGAAATTCTCCTGCCCTATCATTACTTTAAAAAACTACAAAAATAACGAAAACTACTCAAACTCAGCCAAAGATTTTAGAGCTTTTGTAAGCAAATTTTTAGATAAAAAATAAATTTAGTTACTTTTTTACACAAAAATATTATTTTAATATTATTTTAATAAGTTCTTAAAGATATTTTTTAGATAATTCGAGGATTTAATTTTAAAAAAAGGACTAAGATGAGTTTGAATCAAAAACTCCTTTTGATTCTCGTCGCTGCAATAGGTGCATGGGCTTTTGGTGCCTTAGCACTTCATCAAGGCGAGAGCATTTCGGCTGTGTGGCTAGTAGTAGCTGCTGTTTGTATATACATAATAGGATATGGCTTTTATGGTCGCTTTATCGCCGCTAAGGTAATGTGCCTAGATGATAATCGCGCAACTCCTGCATATCGTCTAAACAATGGCAAGGACTTCCATCCAACAAACAAATATGTGCTTTTTGGGCATCACTTTGCTGCTATTGCTGGTGCTGGACCACTAGTTGGGCCAATACTAGCAGCACAAATGGGATATTTGCCAGGTATGCTATGGCTGCTTGTGGGCGTGGTGCTAAGTGGTGCTGTGCATGACTTTGTGGTAATGATCATCTCTGTTCGCCACGATGGCAAGAGCCTTGGCGAGATGATAAAAATGGAGATGGGCAAATTCACAGGTGCCGTTGCGATGATAGGCATTTTCTTTATTATGCTTATTCTTATCGCAATTCTTGCAATGGTTGTTGTAAAAGCCCTTGCTGTTAGCCCTTGGGGTTTATTTACTATTGCTATGACTATTCCTATCGCGCTTGGTATGGGCATTTGGATGCGCTATATCCGCCCTGGCAAGATTTTAGAAGCTAGTATTGCTGGCTTTATCTTGCTACTTATTAGCATTTGGGGTGGCGAGTATGTGGTAAATGATCCATTTTGGGGCAATGTATTTAACTTTAGTCAAACAAACCTAGCATTTGCCATTATGATCTATGGCTTTGTAGCTGCGGTATTGCCTGTGTGGCTACTACTTGCGCCAAGAGATTATCTAAGCACCTTCCTTAAACTAGGCGTTATCTTTGGCATGGCTGTAATCATCCTAGTCGTAGCTCCGGATATCAAAATGCCAGCTACTACAATCTTTGCAAGCACTGGTGATGGTCCGGTTTTTGCTGGTGATTTATTTCCTTTCCTTTTTGTTACTATTGCTTGTGGAGCGATTTCTGGTTTTCACGCATTAATTTCAAGTGGAACTAGCCCAAAAATGGTTCAAAAAGAAGGTCAAACTCTTTTTGTAGGCTATGGCTCTATGCTAATGGAAAGCCTTGTTGGTGTAATGGCGCTAATCACAGCAGTTACACTAACTCCAGGTGAGTATTTCTCAATCAACATGGGTGGTCTTGGCACTGATATAAACCTAGCCGTGCCAAAAATTCAAGCCGTGCTTGATAGAATAAATGCTAGTGGCTTTAACTTCACTATCACAGTAGAACAACTAGAAGCCCTTAGAAACGGCGTAGGCGAAGCAGATATGCTCTCACGCACAGGTGGAGCACCTACTTTTGCCCTTGGACTTGCTTTGCTATTTAAAGAAGTATTTGGTGGTCTTGCGATGATGCCTTATTGGTATCACTTTGCGATACTTTTTGAAGCACTATTTATCCTAACAGCAGTTGATGCTGGAA
This DNA window, taken from Campylobacter magnus, encodes the following:
- the bioD gene encoding dethiobiotin synthase, with product MKFFITGSDTDVGKSFVTASLLRAFLEQGAKAVALKPVQTGYAENSRIPNENSRIPDENSRIPSQSLEPDFKEYIKAGQNADFKATCYTFAYPASPHFSAELEGKKIKAREILDFIEQNLEQITLIEGAGGILVPLNEKESFLDIAKELNAPVILVCKNCLGAINHALLNLEILCQNSIKLAALILNFHDENDAICLSNQQFLQKKFSCPIITLKNYKNNENYSNSAKDFRAFVSKFLDKK
- a CDS encoding carbon starvation CstA family protein, yielding MSLNQKLLLILVAAIGAWAFGALALHQGESISAVWLVVAAVCIYIIGYGFYGRFIAAKVMCLDDNRATPAYRLNNGKDFHPTNKYVLFGHHFAAIAGAGPLVGPILAAQMGYLPGMLWLLVGVVLSGAVHDFVVMIISVRHDGKSLGEMIKMEMGKFTGAVAMIGIFFIMLILIAILAMVVVKALAVSPWGLFTIAMTIPIALGMGIWMRYIRPGKILEASIAGFILLLISIWGGEYVVNDPFWGNVFNFSQTNLAFAIMIYGFVAAVLPVWLLLAPRDYLSTFLKLGVIFGMAVIILVVAPDIKMPATTIFASTGDGPVFAGDLFPFLFVTIACGAISGFHALISSGTSPKMVQKEGQTLFVGYGSMLMESLVGVMALITAVTLTPGEYFSINMGGLGTDINLAVPKIQAVLDRINASGFNFTITVEQLEALRNGVGEADMLSRTGGAPTFALGLALLFKEVFGGLAMMPYWYHFAILFEALFILTAVDAGTRTCRFMIQDILGNVYKPAGNANNLLWALIATFIGVAGWGWLLYAGVNDPMGGIYTLWALFGASNQMLAGMALMFATVYIFKKGKAKYAWVTILPAIWVWVTTMYAALQKMLPTNGDPTSVHDKVSHVATAQNKIAELSKLESELANLKASPDASAEAISKLGAAISKTNTIISNNIIDAVLCGVFMVVVMVVTVQCIRICARYAKDFNAASKEFPLNESEIKDAAIYIKN
- the fliH gene encoding flagellar assembly protein FliH, which codes for MSNVIDRSNQKHNIEPYRFKILQQQGGVVSFEEDTSQILEPEAEPISPAEAEKVLEDAIEQTPLPPAPEPVQPNPSFIEELLKRTEELSDNLVKLQMKIESQESEFKERLANETAKALEDGKAQGHAQAAAEFDARLKEIEASYTGSFKKLENECVKITEFLDKSEPQLSHTAIDIAKQVIETELSQNSSQVATSIAKSLISELKDASKIEVKINPQDYEAISKNLAKIPNLIVSEDDAIAKGGVLVLSNIANMDGTIATRFEKIKKILSE
- the dxs gene encoding 1-deoxy-D-xylulose-5-phosphate synthase, translating into MDVKSLSNDELIALAANIREQILQAVSKNGGHLSSNLGVVELIIAMHAVFDSSKDPFIFDVSHQCYAHKILTGRSLETLRQFKGIGGYTNPHESECDYFVAGHSSTSISLAVGAAKAVELKGDERIPVVLIGDGAMSAGEAYEALNELGDRKYPCVIILNDNEMSIAKPVGALSKYISHAMAGPWYQSFKARINELLKYAPDSAAYMAKRLEEGIRLITPGMLFEELGLEYIGPIDGHNISEIISTLRTAKAMKKPVIVHAQTIKGKGYAPAEGKFEKWHGVSPFELENQEKKAELSYEITRNSRIPSANQSLKTATQIFSSALLSLAKNNEKIIGITAAMPSGTGLDALLKEYPQRFWDVAIAEQHAVTQAGALAKEGFRPYVAIYSTFLQRAYDQIIHDVCILDLPVVFCIDRAGIVGEDGATHQGAFDISFLSALPSIELAAPTCEADFKALLNWSQSAAHPLALRYPRGRFICDELKNELEIDTCEFKPYKASFVKTAQSALLFIGYGNAVGKACAVANKLGGANVVNLGFAKPLDEEFLHKLSASFKTWYIFSESAKKGGVGEILSSFINENDLGVKIISFEYEDAFITHGKKELVEASLGLDAASIAEKIKAYKSAKK
- the fliG gene encoding flagellar motor switch protein FliG; protein product: MAKLSEDQKMMYDDLSLPEKIAILIIQLGEDGASLLFAHMDSDVVMEISRHIAMAKTIDKAVAAAVLEEFYALTQSNQYIKSGGLEYAREILYKTFGPDEAQKIFDKLQKSMETTRSFGFLQNVRPQQLADFIVKEHPQTIALIVAHMDATSAAETLFYFPDDIRGEVVIRMANLSDISPSVIKRVSAVLESKLQALTSYKVEIGGPRAVAEVLNRLGQNASKSTVEFLENADPTLAENIKEMMFTFEDINTLGKEAIREVLKVVDKKDLMIGLKGGSEALKEKFLSNMSQRAAEAFLEELGYLGAVRVKEVEEAQRKVVEAVHKLAETGVIQLGGNDEMIE